Proteins from a single region of Pseudomonas sp. BSw22131:
- a CDS encoding putative porin: protein MRLAYTKTAAALCGGLFLAMSVPANAAVDAKLLDMLKANGSISPSQYAELQTELAKDQQVQQQQATQVAAAQSKTDEMNAFAQKVAWAAKTQFKGDVRVRQETIKIDGQNNSQDKDRQRIRARLGAYTEINPQVSTGIRIATGGSNDARSTNQDLDGYFVKKDLWLDQGYIDYHPDAIKNLHLIGGKMSQPWVSMGDMIWDSDINPEGLAATYSFPVSKNFELFGSAGNYTLKDNIDGDGTQFKNDLRLNAGQLGARFTPIDALKVTLGGSVYQYQNDKDSAALSVNGNNTNRFRLLEGFGQVDINGLAVPLSVYGQYVVNNATDSDEDTGWLTGVKTKVFGFGLDYNYRDTQRNAVVGAFTDSDFANGTTGSRGHKMKVSYDIDKNFAVGATYFLTKADYAVASQRDADANTLQLDVEAKF, encoded by the coding sequence ATGCGTCTTGCTTACACAAAAACTGCGGCGGCTCTGTGCGGGGGTTTGTTCCTGGCCATGAGCGTTCCGGCCAATGCCGCAGTCGACGCCAAATTGCTCGACATGCTCAAGGCTAACGGATCGATTTCCCCATCTCAGTACGCTGAACTGCAAACCGAGCTTGCCAAGGATCAGCAAGTTCAGCAGCAGCAAGCCACGCAAGTCGCTGCAGCGCAAAGCAAGACCGATGAAATGAACGCCTTCGCACAGAAAGTGGCCTGGGCCGCCAAGACGCAATTCAAGGGCGACGTTCGCGTGCGTCAGGAAACCATCAAGATTGATGGCCAGAACAACAGCCAGGACAAGGACCGCCAGCGCATTCGTGCCCGCCTGGGTGCCTATACCGAGATCAACCCGCAGGTGAGCACCGGTATCCGCATCGCCACCGGCGGCAGCAACGACGCACGTTCGACCAACCAGGACCTGGACGGCTACTTCGTCAAGAAAGACCTATGGCTGGATCAGGGTTACATCGATTACCACCCTGACGCGATCAAGAACCTGCACCTCATCGGCGGCAAGATGAGCCAGCCGTGGGTCAGCATGGGCGACATGATCTGGGACAGCGACATCAATCCAGAAGGTCTGGCGGCGACTTACAGCTTCCCGGTGAGCAAGAACTTCGAGCTGTTCGGCAGCGCCGGTAACTACACGCTCAAAGACAACATTGATGGCGACGGCACGCAGTTCAAGAACGACCTGCGCTTGAATGCGGGTCAGTTGGGCGCTCGCTTCACGCCGATCGACGCGTTGAAAGTGACCTTGGGCGGCAGCGTCTATCAGTACCAGAACGACAAGGACAGCGCCGCGCTGTCGGTCAACGGCAACAACACCAACCGCTTCCGTTTGCTTGAAGGCTTCGGTCAGGTCGATATCAATGGCCTTGCTGTGCCGCTGTCGGTGTATGGCCAATATGTGGTCAACAACGCTACCGACAGTGACGAAGATACGGGCTGGCTGACCGGCGTGAAAACCAAAGTGTTTGGTTTCGGTCTGGACTACAACTACCGCGATACCCAGCGTAACGCTGTGGTTGGCGCGTTCACCGATTCGGACTTCGCCAACGGCACCACCGGTTCACGTGGCCACAAGATGAAGGTCAGCTACGACATCGACAAGAACTTCGCAGTCGGCGCTACTTACTTCCTGACCAAGGCTGACTATGCAGTCGCCTCCCAGCGTGACGCGGATGCCAACACGTTGCAGCTGGACGTAGAAGCGAAGTTCTAA
- a CDS encoding beta-ketoacyl-ACP synthase III, translating to MHNVVISGTGLYTPASSISNDELVESFNTYVAQFNAENAAAIERGEVQALTESNAAFIEKASGIKSRFVMDKDGILDPQRMKPRLPERSNDEWSILCQMGVAAAEQALQRAGKTAADIDGVIVACSNLQRAYPAISIEIQAALGVQGFGFDMNVACSSATFGIQAACNSVQLGQARALLVVSPEICTAHLNFRDRDSHFIFGDAATAVVVERADLATSAYQFDIVSTKLLTTFSNNIRNNFGFLNRTAEEGEGKADKLFVQEGRKVFRDVCPMVAELVGAHLHENSLNVSDVQRFWLHQANLSMNHLIVKKLLGREATIEEAPVILDTYANTSSAGSVIALHTYQDDLPSGALGVLSSFGAGYSIGSVILRKK from the coding sequence GTGCATAACGTCGTGATCAGTGGCACCGGGCTCTACACCCCGGCCAGCAGCATTTCCAATGATGAGTTGGTTGAGTCTTTCAACACCTACGTTGCGCAGTTCAATGCTGAAAATGCTGCGGCCATCGAGCGCGGTGAAGTGCAGGCGCTGACCGAGTCCAACGCGGCGTTCATCGAAAAGGCGTCGGGCATCAAAAGCCGTTTTGTCATGGACAAGGACGGCATCCTCGATCCACAACGCATGAAGCCCCGGCTACCGGAGCGCTCCAACGACGAGTGGTCGATTCTCTGTCAGATGGGGGTTGCGGCGGCCGAGCAAGCCTTGCAGCGCGCAGGCAAAACCGCCGCAGACATCGACGGCGTGATCGTCGCCTGCTCCAACCTGCAGCGTGCCTACCCCGCTATTTCCATCGAGATACAAGCCGCTTTGGGCGTCCAGGGCTTCGGCTTTGACATGAACGTTGCCTGTTCGTCGGCCACCTTCGGCATTCAAGCGGCCTGCAACAGCGTGCAGTTGGGTCAGGCTCGCGCCCTGCTGGTGGTAAGCCCTGAGATCTGTACCGCGCATTTGAATTTCCGTGATCGCGACAGTCACTTCATTTTCGGGGATGCCGCCACGGCGGTGGTCGTGGAACGCGCTGATCTTGCGACGTCGGCCTATCAGTTCGACATCGTCAGCACCAAGCTGCTGACCACGTTCTCCAACAACATCCGCAATAACTTCGGTTTCCTCAACCGGACGGCGGAAGAGGGCGAGGGCAAGGCCGACAAACTGTTCGTCCAGGAAGGCCGCAAGGTTTTTCGTGATGTGTGCCCGATGGTCGCCGAACTGGTGGGCGCGCACTTGCACGAAAACAGCCTGAATGTGAGCGACGTTCAGCGCTTCTGGCTGCATCAGGCCAATCTGAGCATGAACCACCTGATCGTCAAAAAGCTGCTCGGCCGCGAGGCAACGATTGAAGAAGCGCCGGTGATTCTCGACACCTACGCCAATACCAGTTCTGCTGGCTCGGTGATTGCGCTGCACACCTATCAGGACGACCTGCCAAGCGGCGCGCTGGGCGTGTTGAGTTCTTTTGGTGCGGGGTATTCGATTGGCAGCGTGATCCTTCGCAAGAAGTAA
- the hrpA gene encoding ATP-dependent RNA helicase HrpA, whose protein sequence is MTDESPSIDQLLKNLDHAMISDRHRLRRQLHDLRKKPDEAKLAQWVERVQASCAQVLARKNSVPTIRYDDNLPIAAKRDEIKDALLKHQVLIIAGETGSGKTTQLPKICLEIGRGQHGLIGHTQPRRIAARSVGSRVAEEIGTPLGALVGYQVRFEDQSDSSTLIKLMTDGILLAETQHDRFLERYDTIIVDEAHERSLNIDFLLGYLKTLLPRRPDLKVIITSATIDLERFSEHFDKAPIIEVSGRTFPVETIYRPLTSQQDEDGNSVEEDLTVDQAILATLDELAAMERSERKSPGDVLVFLPGEREIRDAAEMLRKAQLRHTEILPLYARLSPAEQQRIFQSHPGRRVVLATNVAETSLTVPGIRYVIDTGTARISRYSYRAKVQRLPIEAISQASANQRKGRCGRVEPGLCVRLYSEEDFNSRPGFTDPEILRTNLAAVILQMLHLRLGEITDFPFIEPPDGKAISDGFNLLQELSAVNRENQLTPMGRQLARLPVDPRMGRMLLEAARQGSLQEVLIVASAMSIQDPRERPPERQQAADQAHAQWKDQDSDFAGLVNLWRGFEEQRQALTASPLRNWCRRNFLNYLRLREWRDSHRQLSLICRDLQLTVNKEPADFPKFHKAVLSGLLSQIGQKTEEGDYLGARQRRFWVHPSSGLGRKRPQWIMAAELVETTKLYARMVAKIEPDWIEPLAGHLIKKNHFEPHWEKKRGQVVAFEQITLFGLIVVGRRPVHFGPIDPVVSREFFIREGLVRGEIQSRAKCLTANARLLEELDELEAKARRRDILADEETLYRFYDERLPAEIHQTATFDSWYKTESQKHPQLLIMREEDVLAREASEVTANQYPDTLRLGDLTLSLTYHFEPNHPRDGVTVRVPAPLLLSLPAERLEWLVPGLLETKCIALVRNLPKALRKNFVPVPDFVKAALQRMTFGEGSLTHALGRELLRMTGARVSDEAWLEATQQLESHLKMNLEIVDGDGKFLGEGRELDELTARFAQASQAALAVPQTAKSQQPVEPKGFAAVAQQTQQNIAGLSMTVYPALVEEGGAVKEGRFSTATEAEYQHRRALQRLLLQQLAEPAKFLRSKLPGQTELGLLYRELGRVDALIEDILLASLDTCILEGEASLPRDGAGLLSLAERKRGALTEHAERLAKLTLEILKLWHGLQKRFKGKIDLAQAVALNDIKSQLSKLVYPGFVRETPSQWLKELPRYLKAIEMRLEKLPAQVQKDRVWSIELANLWAQYQARADKHGQEGKRDDELVVYRWWMEEYRVSLFGQQLGTKVPISDKRLSKQWAAVEG, encoded by the coding sequence ATGACCGACGAATCGCCCTCCATCGACCAACTGCTGAAAAACCTCGACCACGCGATGATCAGTGATCGTCATCGCTTGCGCCGTCAGTTGCACGATCTGCGCAAGAAGCCGGACGAGGCGAAGCTGGCGCAATGGGTCGAGCGGGTTCAGGCCTCGTGCGCCCAGGTGCTGGCGCGCAAAAACAGCGTGCCGACCATTCGCTACGACGACAACCTGCCGATCGCCGCCAAGCGCGACGAAATCAAAGACGCGCTGCTCAAGCACCAAGTGCTGATCATCGCTGGCGAAACCGGCTCGGGCAAAACCACTCAGTTGCCGAAAATCTGTCTGGAAATCGGCCGTGGTCAGCACGGGCTGATCGGCCATACCCAGCCCCGCCGGATTGCCGCACGCAGCGTCGGTAGCCGCGTCGCCGAAGAAATCGGCACACCCCTTGGCGCGTTGGTTGGCTATCAGGTGCGGTTCGAAGACCAGAGCGACAGCAGCACCCTCATCAAACTCATGACCGACGGCATCCTGCTGGCCGAAACCCAGCACGACCGCTTTCTTGAGCGCTACGACACGATCATCGTCGACGAAGCCCACGAACGCAGCCTCAACATCGACTTCCTGCTGGGCTATCTGAAAACCCTGCTGCCACGGCGTCCGGACCTGAAAGTCATCATCACCTCGGCCACCATTGACCTTGAGCGCTTCTCGGAGCATTTCGATAAAGCGCCGATCATTGAGGTGTCGGGCCGTACGTTTCCGGTGGAGACGATCTACCGTCCGCTCACTTCACAGCAGGACGAAGACGGCAACAGCGTCGAAGAAGACCTGACGGTCGATCAGGCGATTCTGGCCACGCTGGACGAGCTGGCGGCCATGGAGCGCAGCGAGCGTAAATCCCCCGGCGATGTGCTGGTGTTTCTGCCCGGCGAGCGCGAGATTCGCGACGCGGCCGAGATGCTGCGCAAGGCGCAACTCAGGCACACCGAAATCCTGCCGCTTTACGCGCGCCTTTCGCCTGCCGAACAGCAGCGCATTTTTCAGTCGCATCCGGGTCGTCGTGTGGTACTGGCCACCAACGTCGCCGAAACCTCGCTGACCGTGCCGGGTATCCGCTACGTCATCGACACCGGCACCGCGCGCATCAGCCGCTACAGCTATCGCGCCAAGGTGCAGCGCTTGCCCATCGAGGCTATTTCCCAGGCCAGCGCCAATCAGCGTAAAGGCAGATGCGGTCGGGTCGAACCCGGACTCTGCGTGCGTTTGTACAGCGAAGAAGATTTCAACAGTCGTCCAGGCTTCACCGATCCGGAAATTCTGCGCACTAACCTTGCGGCCGTGATTCTTCAGATGCTGCATTTGCGTCTGGGCGAGATCACCGATTTCCCCTTCATCGAGCCGCCCGACGGCAAGGCCATCAGCGACGGCTTCAACCTGTTGCAGGAGCTCTCGGCGGTCAACCGCGAGAACCAGCTGACGCCGATGGGCCGTCAACTGGCGCGCCTGCCGGTTGACCCGCGCATGGGCCGCATGCTGCTGGAAGCTGCCAGACAGGGCAGTTTGCAGGAAGTGCTGATCGTCGCCAGCGCGATGTCGATTCAAGACCCGCGTGAGCGCCCACCGGAACGTCAGCAGGCAGCCGATCAGGCTCACGCGCAATGGAAGGACCAGGACTCGGATTTCGCCGGACTGGTCAATCTGTGGCGCGGTTTTGAGGAGCAGCGCCAGGCACTGACCGCCAGCCCGTTGCGCAACTGGTGCCGTCGTAACTTCCTCAATTACCTGCGGCTGCGCGAGTGGCGCGATTCCCATCGTCAACTGAGCCTGATCTGCCGCGATCTGCAACTGACGGTCAATAAAGAGCCGGCCGACTTCCCGAAATTTCACAAAGCCGTTTTGTCCGGTCTGCTCAGCCAGATCGGCCAGAAGACTGAAGAAGGCGATTACCTCGGCGCCCGTCAACGGCGTTTCTGGGTGCATCCATCGTCGGGCCTGGGTCGCAAGCGTCCGCAGTGGATCATGGCCGCTGAACTGGTCGAGACCACCAAGCTGTACGCGCGCATGGTGGCCAAGATAGAGCCGGACTGGATCGAACCGCTGGCCGGGCACCTGATCAAGAAAAACCATTTCGAGCCGCACTGGGAGAAGAAGCGCGGGCAGGTCGTCGCTTTTGAACAGATCACCCTGTTCGGGCTGATCGTGGTGGGGCGTCGGCCAGTGCATTTCGGGCCGATTGATCCGGTGGTGTCCCGTGAGTTTTTCATCCGCGAAGGGCTGGTGCGCGGCGAGATTCAGTCCCGTGCCAAATGCCTGACCGCCAATGCCAGGCTGCTGGAAGAACTCGACGAACTTGAAGCCAAGGCGCGTCGCCGCGACATTCTGGCGGACGAAGAAACCCTCTACCGTTTTTACGATGAGCGTCTGCCGGCCGAGATTCACCAGACCGCGACGTTCGACAGTTGGTACAAGACCGAAAGCCAGAAACACCCTCAGTTGCTGATCATGCGCGAGGAAGACGTGCTGGCCCGCGAAGCCAGCGAGGTCACGGCCAATCAATACCCGGACACGTTGCGCCTTGGCGATCTGACCCTGTCGCTCACTTACCATTTTGAACCCAACCATCCGCGTGACGGCGTGACGGTGCGTGTGCCCGCGCCGCTGCTGCTGTCCTTGCCTGCCGAGCGCCTGGAGTGGCTGGTGCCGGGGCTGCTGGAAACCAAGTGCATTGCGCTGGTTCGCAACCTGCCCAAGGCGCTGCGCAAAAACTTCGTGCCGGTGCCTGATTTCGTCAAAGCCGCTTTGCAGCGCATGACCTTTGGTGAGGGCTCGCTGACGCACGCGCTGGGCCGCGAGCTGTTGCGCATGACCGGGGCACGTGTTTCTGATGAAGCGTGGCTTGAGGCGACGCAACAGCTTGAAAGCCACCTGAAGATGAACCTCGAAATTGTCGACGGCGACGGCAAGTTTCTGGGCGAAGGCCGCGAACTGGATGAGCTGACCGCACGGTTTGCTCAAGCCAGTCAGGCGGCGTTGGCCGTGCCGCAAACCGCCAAAAGTCAGCAACCGGTGGAGCCGAAAGGGTTTGCAGCCGTGGCCCAGCAGACCCAGCAGAACATCGCCGGCCTGTCGATGACGGTCTATCCGGCATTGGTCGAAGAGGGTGGCGCGGTCAAGGAAGGACGGTTCTCGACCGCCACCGAGGCCGAATATCAACACCGTCGAGCCTTGCAGCGGCTGTTGTTGCAACAACTGGCCGAGCCTGCGAAGTTCCTGCGCAGCAAACTGCCTGGGCAGACCGAGCTGGGGCTGCTGTACCGCGAATTGGGCCGCGTCGATGCGCTGATCGAAGACATTCTGCTGGCGAGTCTCGACACCTGCATTCTGGAGGGTGAAGCCAGCCTGCCTCGTGACGGTGCCGGTTTGCTGTCACTGGCCGAGCGCAAGCGCGGCGCACTCACCGAGCACGCCGAGCGCCTGGCGAAGCTGACCCTGGAAATCCTCAAGCTGTGGCACGGCCTGCAAAAGCGTTTCAAGGGCAAGATCGATCTCGCCCAGGCAGTTGCCCTCAACGACATCAAGTCGCAACTGAGCAAATTGGTTTATCCGGGCTTTGTGCGCGAAACCCCTTCGCAATGGCTCAAGGAATTGCCGCGCTATCTGAAAGCCATTGAAATGCGCCTGGAAAAACTGCCGGCGCAAGTGCAGAAAGACCGGGTCTGGAGCATCGAGCTTGCGAACCTGTGGGCGCAGTACCAGGCCCGCGCCGACAAGCACGGCCAAGAGGGCAAGCGCGACGATGAGCTGGTGGTCTACCGCTGGTGGATGGAGGAATACCGCGTCTCGTTGTTCGGCCAGCAACTGGGGACCAAGGTGCCGATTTCAGACAAGCGACTGAGCAAGCAGTGGGCGGCTGTCGAGGGCTGA
- the fadD1 gene encoding long-chain-fatty-acid--CoA ligase FadD1, translated as MIENFWKDKYPSGIAADIDPDEYPNVQAVLKQSCERFGNKPAFSNLGKTLTYGEMYALSGAFAAYLQQHTDLQPGDRIAVQLPNVLQYPIAVFGAIRAGLIVVNTNPLYTAREMEHQFNDSGAKALVCLANMAHLAEKVVPKTGVKHIIVTEVADLLPPLKRLLVNSVIKYVKKMVPAYHLPNAIKFNDVLAKGRGQPVKDASPESGDVAVLQYTGGTTGIAKGAMLTHRNLIANMLQCRALMASNLNEGSENLITPLPLYHIYAFTFHCMAMMLIGNHNILISNPRDLSAMVKELSKWKFSGFVGLNTLFVALCNNQEFRRLDFSSLKVTLSGGMALQQAAAERWKEVTGCEICEGYGMTETSPVASVNPIQKIQMGTIGIPVPSTLCKTINDAGEELPFGEVGELCIKGPQVMKGYWQHQDATDEMLDAEGWLKTGDIAIIQPDGYMRIVDRKKDMILVSGFNVYPNELEDVLATLPGVLQCAAIGVPDEKSGESIKIFIVTKPGATLTKDQVMEHMRANVTAYKVPRSVEFRDALPTTNVGKILRRELRDGEIKKLALKKQA; from the coding sequence ATGATTGAAAACTTCTGGAAGGATAAATATCCGTCTGGTATCGCCGCCGATATCGATCCTGACGAGTATCCAAACGTTCAGGCTGTATTGAAACAGTCCTGTGAGCGTTTCGGCAACAAACCGGCTTTCAGCAACCTGGGCAAAACACTCACTTATGGTGAGATGTATGCGCTGTCCGGCGCCTTCGCCGCTTACCTGCAACAACACACAGACCTGCAACCGGGTGACCGCATTGCCGTGCAGTTGCCCAACGTCCTGCAGTACCCGATTGCCGTGTTCGGCGCCATTCGCGCCGGGCTGATCGTGGTCAATACCAACCCGCTGTACACCGCGCGGGAAATGGAACATCAATTCAACGACTCCGGCGCCAAGGCGCTGGTCTGCCTGGCCAACATGGCGCACCTGGCCGAAAAGGTCGTGCCCAAGACCGGCGTCAAACACATCATCGTCACCGAAGTCGCCGACCTGCTGCCGCCGCTCAAGCGTCTGCTGGTCAACAGTGTCATCAAGTACGTTAAAAAGATGGTGCCGGCGTATCACCTGCCCAATGCGATCAAGTTCAATGACGTGCTGGCCAAAGGTCGCGGTCAGCCGGTCAAGGACGCATCGCCCGAGAGCGGCGATGTTGCGGTCCTGCAGTACACCGGTGGCACCACCGGCATCGCCAAAGGCGCAATGCTCACCCACCGCAACCTCATCGCCAACATGCTGCAATGCAGGGCGTTGATGGCGTCGAACCTCAACGAAGGCAGTGAAAACCTCATCACGCCGTTGCCGCTTTACCACATTTACGCGTTCACCTTTCACTGCATGGCGATGATGCTGATTGGCAACCACAACATCCTGATCAGCAACCCGCGTGACCTGTCGGCGATGGTCAAGGAACTGTCGAAGTGGAAGTTCAGCGGGTTCGTGGGTCTCAACACGTTGTTCGTGGCGCTGTGTAATAACCAGGAGTTTCGTCGCCTGGATTTCTCGTCGCTGAAAGTCACGCTGTCGGGCGGCATGGCGCTGCAACAAGCGGCCGCCGAGCGCTGGAAAGAGGTGACCGGCTGCGAGATATGCGAAGGCTACGGTATGACCGAAACCAGTCCGGTTGCCAGTGTCAACCCGATCCAGAAAATCCAGATGGGCACTATCGGCATTCCGGTCCCGTCCACGCTGTGCAAAACCATCAACGATGCAGGCGAAGAACTGCCGTTCGGCGAAGTGGGCGAACTTTGCATCAAAGGTCCGCAAGTAATGAAGGGCTACTGGCAGCATCAGGATGCCACCGATGAAATGCTCGACGCCGAGGGCTGGTTGAAGACCGGTGACATCGCGATCATTCAGCCCGACGGCTACATGCGCATTGTCGATCGCAAAAAGGACATGATTCTGGTGTCCGGTTTCAACGTTTACCCCAACGAGCTGGAAGACGTGCTGGCAACTTTGCCGGGCGTTCTCCAGTGCGCGGCGATTGGTGTACCCGACGAGAAGTCGGGCGAATCGATCAAGATTTTCATCGTCACCAAACCGGGCGCAACGCTGACCAAGGACCAGGTGATGGAGCACATGCGCGCCAACGTCACGGCCTACAAAGTGCCGCGCAGTGTGGAGTTCAGAGATGCGCTGCCGACCACCAACGTAGGCAAGATCCTGCGCCGTGAACTGCGTGATGGCGAAATCAAAAAGCTGGCGCTCAAAAAACAGGCTTGA
- the fadD2 gene encoding long-chain-fatty-acid--CoA ligase FadD2, producing the protein MQPEFWNDKRPAGVLPEVDLRAYKSVVEVFERSCKKYSDRPAFSNMGVTITYAQLDRHSAAFAAYLQQQTDLKPGDRIAVQMPNLIQYPIAVFGAIRAGLIVVNTNPLYTPREMRHQFKDSGARALVYLNLFGKNVQEVLPDTELQYLIEVKMGDMQSAAKGWLINTVVDKIKKMVPDYQLPQAVSFKSILKRGRGDHLQAVQLDLEDIAVLQYTGGTTGSPKGAMLTHGNLVANMQQVYACMLQHGADGLPIFRQGSEIMIAPLPLYHIYAFTVNCMCMMVSGNHNVLITNPRDIGGFIKELKNWRFSAMIGLNTLFVALMEHPDFKTLDFSTLRLTNSGGTALVKSTAERWEQLTGCPIVEGYGLTETSPVATANPYGSQSRLGTVGMPVPGTTAKIIDDEGVEMPVGERGELCLKGPQIMLGYWHRPDATAEVLDADGWLKTGDIGVIDPDGFIRIVDRKKDLIIVSGFNVYPNEIEDVIMRHPKVASCAVIGVPDERSGEAVKLFVVPRESSLTCEELKAYCKQNFTGYKIPKQIVLRESLPMTPVGKILRRELRDTA; encoded by the coding sequence ATGCAACCTGAATTCTGGAACGACAAACGCCCGGCGGGCGTACTCCCTGAGGTGGATCTGCGCGCGTACAAGTCAGTGGTTGAAGTGTTCGAGCGCAGCTGCAAAAAATACTCGGATCGCCCTGCCTTCAGCAATATGGGCGTCACTATTACTTACGCGCAACTGGATCGCCACTCCGCCGCGTTCGCCGCTTACCTGCAACAGCAAACCGATCTTAAGCCCGGTGATCGCATCGCCGTGCAAATGCCCAACCTGATTCAGTACCCGATTGCCGTGTTCGGCGCGATCCGGGCGGGGCTGATCGTGGTCAACACCAATCCGCTCTATACCCCCCGCGAAATGCGCCACCAGTTCAAGGATTCGGGCGCACGCGCTCTGGTGTACCTGAACCTGTTTGGCAAAAACGTTCAGGAAGTGCTGCCCGATACCGAGCTTCAGTACCTGATCGAAGTGAAGATGGGCGATATGCAATCGGCGGCCAAAGGATGGCTGATCAACACCGTCGTCGACAAGATCAAAAAGATGGTGCCCGACTATCAGTTGCCTCAGGCCGTGTCCTTCAAAAGCATTTTGAAACGTGGGCGCGGCGATCACTTGCAGGCTGTGCAGCTGGACCTCGAAGACATCGCGGTTTTGCAATACACCGGTGGCACCACTGGCTCGCCCAAAGGCGCGATGCTGACCCACGGCAATCTGGTTGCCAACATGCAGCAGGTCTATGCCTGCATGTTGCAGCACGGCGCTGACGGGCTGCCTATCTTCAGGCAAGGCAGCGAAATCATGATTGCGCCGCTGCCGCTGTATCACATCTATGCGTTCACGGTTAACTGCATGTGCATGATGGTCAGCGGCAACCACAACGTGTTGATCACCAACCCGCGCGACATTGGCGGCTTCATCAAAGAACTGAAAAACTGGCGCTTCTCGGCCATGATCGGCCTCAACACCCTGTTCGTCGCGCTGATGGAACACCCGGATTTCAAGACGCTGGATTTCTCCACCTTGCGCCTGACCAACTCGGGCGGTACGGCATTGGTGAAGTCCACTGCCGAGCGCTGGGAGCAGCTCACTGGCTGCCCTATCGTTGAAGGCTATGGCTTGACGGAGACCTCGCCGGTTGCCACCGCCAATCCCTACGGCAGCCAGTCGCGACTGGGTACGGTCGGGATGCCTGTGCCGGGTACGACCGCGAAAATCATTGACGACGAAGGCGTCGAGATGCCCGTTGGCGAGCGCGGCGAGTTGTGCCTGAAAGGACCGCAGATCATGCTGGGTTACTGGCACCGTCCGGACGCCACCGCCGAGGTTCTGGACGCTGATGGCTGGTTGAAGACCGGCGACATTGGGGTGATTGATCCCGATGGCTTCATTCGCATCGTCGACCGCAAAAAGGACCTGATCATCGTCTCGGGTTTCAACGTCTACCCCAACGAAATCGAAGACGTGATCATGCGTCATCCAAAAGTTGCAAGCTGCGCGGTCATCGGCGTGCCGGACGAGCGCTCAGGCGAGGCCGTGAAGCTGTTTGTCGTCCCCAGGGAGTCGAGCCTTACCTGCGAGGAACTCAAGGCTTACTGCAAACAGAACTTCACGGGCTACAAGATTCCCAAGCAGATCGTATTGCGTGAGTCTTTGCCGATGACGCCTGTGGGCAAAATCCTCAGGCGCGAGTTGCGAGACACTGCCTGA
- a CDS encoding alpha/beta hydrolase, with product MKHEAFWLDAYDQSRLYVNAWVPVAGAKAVVMLSHGMTDHSGRYARLGAAMSAAGFALYAHDQRGHGRTAAHGLLGHFADQDGWDKVVGDLASLKDAIGKRHPGVPVFLLGHSMGSYVAQAYLLKHSAGVQGAILSGSNFRPLSFYRSAALLARFERWRQDAKGRSALIEFLSFGSFNKAFKPVRTPFDWLSRDPVEVDLYVKDPLCGFRCTNQFWVDLIGGLQHISQPGQLTHIDHGLPLLIIGGQCDPVSDGKRLNDLADAYKASGHQWVTLNLYPGARHELFNETNRDEVTRDLLAWLERALAQPRPRQPD from the coding sequence ATGAAGCATGAAGCGTTTTGGCTTGATGCCTACGATCAGAGCCGTTTGTATGTCAATGCGTGGGTTCCGGTCGCCGGAGCCAAAGCCGTGGTCATGCTTTCCCATGGCATGACCGATCACAGCGGACGCTACGCGAGGCTGGGCGCCGCCATGAGCGCGGCCGGTTTCGCCCTGTATGCCCACGATCAAAGGGGTCACGGGCGCACGGCAGCTCACGGCCTGCTCGGGCATTTCGCCGATCAGGACGGCTGGGACAAAGTGGTAGGGGATCTCGCCAGCCTGAAAGATGCCATCGGCAAACGGCATCCGGGTGTGCCTGTGTTCCTGCTGGGTCACAGCATGGGCAGTTACGTCGCGCAGGCTTATCTGCTGAAGCACAGCGCTGGTGTGCAGGGCGCCATTCTCAGCGGCTCGAATTTTCGACCGCTCTCGTTCTACCGCAGCGCCGCCCTCCTCGCCCGCTTCGAACGCTGGCGGCAGGACGCGAAAGGCCGCAGCGCGCTCATCGAGTTCTTGTCGTTCGGCTCGTTCAACAAGGCATTCAAACCCGTACGTACGCCTTTTGACTGGCTGAGCCGCGACCCTGTCGAGGTCGATCTGTACGTAAAAGATCCGCTGTGCGGGTTTCGCTGCACCAATCAATTCTGGGTGGACCTGATTGGCGGATTGCAACACATCAGCCAACCGGGCCAACTGACGCACATCGATCACGGTCTTCCCTTGCTGATAATCGGCGGCCAATGTGATCCGGTGAGCGACGGCAAGCGTCTGAACGATCTTGCCGATGCGTACAAGGCCTCGGGGCATCAATGGGTAACGCTGAACCTTTACCCCGGAGCGCGGCACGAACTGTTCAATGAAACCAACCGCGATGAAGTCACCCGTGATCTACTCGCCTGGCTCGAACGGGCGCTGGCCCAGCCACGACCCCGCCAGCCAGACTGA